AATCCAATGTTTTTTCTACGGCTGACCATTCAGCCGTTATCTTTTCCGGTTGATAATGTTCTAATGGAAGTTCGCCTCGCAAAGCAGCAGACAGCTGGCCAAGACTTGTCAGACCGAACACCATAACATCCTGTACCAGAGCAGCTTCTGCAGCATTTCCCAGAGGGACTACTACTTTTTTAAATCCGATTTGCCGCGCCGCTAAAACCAACGGCAGAACCCCATTTACTTCACGAATGGATCCGTCCAGGGACAACTCGCCAAGAAACAGCATATCACCGTACAAAGCAGGATTGATCTGACCGGTGGCAGCCAGGATGCCTACTGCTATCGGCAAGTCGAAAAACGGACCTTCCTTGCGCAAATCCGCCGGCGCCAGGTTTACCGTAATTCTTTGCACCGGAAAAAACAACCCCGAGTTTTTAATAGCTGTGCGGACACGGTCTTTAGCTTCTCTCACTGCAGCGTCGGGTAATCCGATAATATCCAGCGCAGGTAACCCGTTCGATACATCTACCTCGACCCTGACTTTTTGCCCTTCTAACCCCAATAATGCCACGCTATCAACAATAGACAGCACAATATTGCCCCCGATACTTAAATGCTGGTAAGCCTTACCCGGCTACTAAGGTTACTTTGTTTAATTTCAACAAAATTCTGTCTTTTCCTTTTATTTTATTAACAGGTATAAAATATATTTTTAATAAAAACCCATCTGGCGAACTTAGCAAATCCTCGCGTCGTCTACTTTTAATAGGTACCTAAATTAATAACAACTCCCGGGAGGCAAAAATGAAGAAACTATCGGTTATTCTTTTGGTCGGCTGCTTGCTTATGAATCTGGCTACCGCCTATGCCGCTCCAACCAGCCAGGCAGTTTTTTTCCTTAACCTTAATTATTATGCAGTTAACGGCAACCGGCTTGTAATGGATGCAGCTCCCTTTATTCAAAACAATCGCATCTATGTACCTGTTCGTTACCTGGCCTATGCCTGCGGTGTTAAGGAGCAGGATATTAATTGGGACCCTGTAATGGAAACAGTAACATTAAAACTAAACGATAACGTGCTTCAGATGCAACTGGGCATTAACCAGGCCATACATAATAACCTGGTTGTCGACCTGGATGTAGCACCTATTTTACAACAGGTCGCACTTACCTGCCGGCACGTTGGATTGCCGAAGCATTTGGCTATGAAGTTAACTGGGATGAGCCAACCAAAAAAATTATGATAAACTCATTGGGATCGTTTTAATTGCATAACTGCCCCGCTGATTGTTCAGGCTCTGCAGCAAAAAACCCGCCAAACGGATAAAAAGGCGGGTTTCTTTGATGTATGAATTTTCGTTGTTTTCAAAGGAAAAGAACATTATTTGTCAAATAGTAGTAAAAGCTTAACTTTTTCAGGGGAGGTAAACCATGTTTGTTAATAATATCAAAAATATTAAAAAAGTTGACCTTAATGCTCCGGGTGTAGCCGGAGCCTGTAAGCAAACCTTAATCGGTCCTGCCCAGGGATGGGATGGCTGGGTTATGCGTCAGTTTTACCTGGCCCCCGGTGGACATACGCCTCGCCACTCACACCCCTGGCCACACATTAATTATATAATCAGCGGTCAGGGCACTTTATTCCTTAATGGCCAAAAATACTGTGTGGAACCCGGTTCTGTGGCTTACGTTCCCGCCGGTTCAGAGCACCAGTTTATTAATGACAGCCACCAGGAATTTTCCTTCATTTGCATAGTTCCTGCAGAGGGGGATGTTTGATAAAATTGTAAGAATAAGGGAAAATATTTAAAAGTTTACTAAAGAAAGGAAGTTGCAACTGGATTACCGGGTAAAAATCCATCGTTTAATCAGTTTAATACATCAGGCAGGCAAAGTGTTGGCCTTAACCGGTGCCGGCATTAGCACCGAAAGCGGCATTCCGGATTTTCGCAGCAGAAATGGCGGCCTGTGGGTACGCTTTGACCCCGCCGAGATTGCCAGTGTACAAGCATTAAAAAGGGATCCTGCAACTTTTTATCGTTTTCATTTACCATGGTGGCAAACTTGTCTCAAAGCCGCTCCCAATGTCGGCCATAAAGCCCTGGCCCAGCTGGAAAAAGCCGGCTGGCTGTTGGGGGTAATCACGCAAAATATTGACGGATTGCACCAGGCAGCCGGTTCTCAAAGGGTCTGGGAAGTGCATGGACATTTAAGGAACTGTCATTGCCTGGGATGCGGCCAAATATATGAGCTGAAACAACTATATCAAAGCTTTTTCTGTACCCAATGCGGCAATCTGCTGCGGCCCCAGGTTGTGCTTTTCGGTGATCCCATGCCGCCGGACTATTTTACGGCTGAAAAAGTACTGTCCGGTTGCCAGTTGTTGTTGATTATCGGCAGCAGCATGCAGGTTCAGCCGGTGGCAAATCTGCCTGCCCTGGCAAGGCAAGTGGTAATTGTCAACCGGGAAGCTACGCCTTGGGATGATTATGCGGAACTGGTTTTTCATGAATCAGCCGGTCAGGTGTTGAAGGACCTGGTTGCCGGTTTGCAAGGAAAAACCGGCCCTTATTTCTTTGCTTAGTGCTGCCGGTATTGGAAAACTGTCAATTGCTTTGTTTAGAAGGCAGCGTATTAAACTAAGAAAGGTTAAATATTTTACCAGGTCAGGAGGGGCTGTTTTGGCGCTGGAAAAAATCAAAGAATCTGTTCACATATATAAAGCACCCACTAATGTGGGCGTTATTACGAATGATGACCGGGAAGCTGTCCTTATTGATACCGGTATTGACGAGTCAATAGCCAGAAAACTGCTGCGGGAGGTGGAAGCAGCCGGCTTTCACGTCAAATATATAATAAATACCCATTCCCATGCCGATCATATCGGGGGTAACCCGTTTATCTCCGGACGCACCGGCGCATTGATCTGTGCTTCCGCTCTGGAAACCCCCTTTATTGAAAATACAATTCTTGAGCCTGCTATGCTTAACGGCGGCGCTTTTCCCTGGAAGGAATTGCGTAATAAATTTCTGCAGGCTAAACCAAGCTCCGTGGCCAAGCAATTGTCGGCCGGCCCGGTTCACCTCTGCGGACTGCCTTTAGAAATAGTGTCTCTGCCCGGACACAGCCTGGATCAAATAGGCGTTCTGTATGATGGTGTGTTATTTTGCGGCGATGCATACATCAGCAGCAGTTTACTGGATAAACATGGCATTCCTTACAATGTGGACATTCAATCATATTTGGCCAGCCTGGAAAAATTAGAATCTTTTGCCTGCGACTGGTATGTCCCGTCTCATGGCGCACCATCCCGTGATATTGCTTCTGATCTGGCCTGCAACCGCAGCAAAGTTATCGAACTGCTGGAACAAATAGACGGCCGGTTGACCGTACCATGGGAAGCGGAAGAATTAGTTGCGCAATTATGCTCCCAGCTGGGGATAAACGCTGCCAACCCCGGTTTGTTTTTCTTGTACCGTACTGCCGTAATGGCTTATCTTAGCTATTTATATGAACAAGGACGTGCCAAAACCTTTATCCAGGATAACAGATTATTGTGGCATAAGCAGTAAAAACTGTCTGTTCGGCTAAGTTAAATTTATACCAGAGGTGATGCAATATGCAACGGGAACGTCCCAGCTTTGCCAAATCCTTGCGAACCGCCGGCATACTGCTGATTATCATCAGCTTTTTTGTGGATCAAAAGGTTGAATTTGGGCTCTTTGGCATTGCCCTATTCGTTCTGGGAACCATGCAATTTAAAAAGCCAGGCAAATAAATTACAAAGGAGGGCCTGTTATGGGCGGCGGACCTAATCTTAACTTGCACCAATATGATAGTCCCCCCGGTTGTTACGAGGAGTTTAGTTTTGGCGTTCGCGGTACTGCCTGCTTGCGTTACGGCTGCACGCCGGCCTGTGTGGCCTGCCGTTATTCACGTCCCCAAAATATACCGGCTTGCTATGAAAGCTTACCGGGTTATCCGGAGGATTGTATTTCTCCTTATTTCAAACCGGCATGCAAAAAGTTCTGCCGCTATGCGCAGGGCAGCTAATCAGTTAATTAAAAAGCATTGGTAATGTGGGTTATTTTTTTGTTGTTATCATTAAAATAAACCGCCACTACATCAAAACGGCACGGCTTATCCGGCAGCTGCGGGTGAGCCAGCAAATATTGCCGTGCCAGCCTTCTGAGCTTGTTTTGTTTTCTGTAATCCACACTTTCTTCCGGCATGCCGTGGCTAACACCGGTGCGGGAGCGAACTTCCACAAATACCAGCGCACCGGTGGTATCCCTGGCTACAATATCCAGCTCACCCAGGCGGCAGCGGTAATTTCGGTTTAGTATTTGCCATCCCAGGCCGCACAGCATTTGATAAGCCTCATCCTCTCCCCTTTTTCCCACATCTTTTTTGCTTATTTTCATGGGACCACCCTCCCCGATCAGAATCCTGCTACATTCTTTCTGGGTTTGTAAGACTTTTCCTTTATCAAAATGAGCTTTTACATAAAAAATTACGCCTGCTTAGGCAGGCGGCAGAGTGTCGACAAACATTATCGGTGGTTTATGATCCCCTTTGGCTCCGGTCTACGCACCGACAGCACTATGATTCGCTCCGGTCGCCCTTGAGGTCGCCTCAAACGGGCCGTCCTGGCCCGGTTCGGCTGGCGCCCACGTCCTGTGGGCGCCACCACAATGGCTCCTTTCGCTCATCAAGTGCTGTGACCGGTGCTTCGACAAGTCGCCGACAGGGGATCATAAAACCACCTCACTTTTTTTACACCTTTGTCTACAGTCTGACGCCTGTTTAGGCAGGCGGGAGTTATTGTATTACCCTATGGGAGGAAGAAAGACTGCGCCGCTAAATTGGCCATCTCAGCCAGCGGCCCCGGGTAGATGCCCAGGATAACGGTTGTGGCCAAAGTAATAAATAAGGTTATGGTGGCAGCGGTACCCATTTCAATAGGTGTCGGATCTTGCGGATCGTCACGGAACATTACCAGAACCACCCGCAAGTAATAGTATACCGAAACCATACTCATAATTAACCCCAGGTAAACCAGCCACATATAGCCTTCGACAATGGTTTTAAACAGATAAAATTTACCCACAAAACCTGCCAGGGGCGGTATTCCGGCCATAGAAAGCAGGCAAACCAGCATCACGGTGGCTGCCAGGGGGGCCCTTTGCACCAAGCCGGCATAGTCTGCTATTTCGTCACTGTTAATTTTATTATTTACCGCCGCTACTACCGTAAAGGCACCCACAGTGGCAAATACATACAGGAAAGCATAAAACATAACCCCTTTAATACCCGCTTGGTTGGCAGCCAGCAAGCCAACCAAAATATAACCTGCCTGGGCTATACTGGAATAAGCCAGCATTCTTTTGATATTGGTTTGCGGGATAGCCGCCAGGTTGCCGATCAGCATACTTAAGGCAGCCAGAACGGCCACCGGCACACTCCATTGTCCGTGTAGTTCTGCTAAACCGCCGATAAACAAGCGGAGTATTACAGCAAAAGATGCTGCTTTGGATCCCACAGCCAGAAAAGAGGTTATGGGTGTGGGTGCTCCTTCATAAACGTCCGGTGACCACATATGAAACGGCACTGCCGCAATTTTAAAACCAAGACCGGCCACCAGCATAGTGACCCCGGCAACCAAGAGGGGCGAAGCTGCCTTTCCCATAACCGCCCTGGCCACCTGTTCAATAATGACTGTACCGGTTGCTCCGTAAACCAGACTCAAACCGTAAAGTGTAACCGCCGAAGACATGGCCGCCAGCAGCAAATATTTTATGCCTGATTCTAAGGATTTACCGTCACTGAATCGAAAAGCCGCCAGGATAATAAACGAGATAGTCATTAACTCCATACCCAGATAGAGCGTAATAAAATCACCGGCGGAGGACATAACTGCCATGCCTAAGGTGGCAAAAACCACTGTGGAATAATACTCAAAGTGGTTACCCACCTGTTGGTCTACATAACGAAGGGAACCAACAATAACCAAAATAGCTGCTATTAAGAATATTACTTTAAAGAAAACCGCATAGCCATCCACCAGGTACATACCGTTTAACAGTTCTCCCTGGTGCGACCGGTTAAACACTGTAAGACCCAGCACCAACACAAGGCCCAGCGCTGCAAAACTTCCTAAGCCTCGGCGAGAACCGGCAGGCACCAGCAGGCCCAACACAAAGATGGTTAAACCAAGGATAAACATGGCCAATTCGGTTGTCAGCAGGGAAAAATCAAGGTTCATTTATTTCCCCCCTATCTGCAGGGCTTCTTGAATATGAGCTAAAATAGGTGTTACCCCGCTATTCACCATATCAAACAAAAGTGAGGGAAGAATGCCGCCAATCACCAAAACGCCGCCCAGTACCACCAGCGGTACCAGCTCCGGCCCCCTGATGTCTTTAATATGGTTGTATTCCTCCCGGGCCGGCCCAAACAAGGTATTGGCACCCGCCCTTAAAACATACAAAGCAGTGATTATGATACCGGCAATGGCAACAACCGCCAGCCAACCAAATACCCGGAAAGACTCAACAAAAATTGTAAACTCAGGAATAAAACTAATCAAACCGGGCAGGCCCAGGGAGGCCATGGCAGCCATCATAAAGCCCACTGATAACCGGGGCGCCTGATGGGATAACCCCCCCAGATCGGGAATCCAACGCGTATGGGTTTTCTCATAAATAAACCCGATCATAGAGAAGAATAATGCAGCCATTACCCCGTGGGCAAACATGTTGGCTACCGCACCGTTTACGCCGACAACTCCCAGGGAGGCTACACCCAGTAAAACATAGCCCATATGGGATACCGACGAATAACCCACAACATATTTGAGATCCTTTTGCGCCAGTGCGCCCAGCGCAGCATAAGCCACACCGATAACACCCAGTACGGCGATCCAAGGTGCCCAGAATTTGGCCCCCAGCGGTAAAACGAAAATAGCTATCCGGATTAAGCCATAACCACCGATTTTTTTCAACACACCGGCGTGAATCATGGACACAGCAGTGGGCGCCCCGGCATAGCCGTCCGGCGACCAGGAATGAAAGGGCCACATCGAAAGCAGCGAACCAAAGCCCAGCAGCATTAAACCAAACATATAAATCTGGAATTGCTCCGGCAAGGCCACCCGGGCCAGCCCCTCAAAGCTCATGTCAGGTGTACCTGTAATGGCAACCGAGTGAACAAAAGTAGCAATAACCCCCACCAGCAAGAAAGCCGAACCTATCAACAAATATATCGTCAGTTTCATGCCGGCGTATTCTTTAGTCACCCGTTTAGAGCTCCCCCAAATGATTACCATAATATATATGGGAATTACCACTACCTCGTAGAACAACAGGAAAATAAATAAATCCTGGGCAATAAAGGTACCCATAACCCCGGCAATCAAAATCAGCAGATAAATCATCAGCTCTTTAGCCCGGTGAGTGACATTCCAGGAGGCAAAAACCGCTGCAAACCCGATCAGGTTAGTTAACAGCAACATGGGTAAACTTAAACCGTCCACCGCCATATAGTAGGAAACGCCCAAATCCTTAATCCAGGGAACCGGCCCGCCGAAATCCACCCACTGCAAGCCGCCCACGGTACGGTCATAACCAAAATAAACATAAAGGCTAAGCAGCAGGGCTAAGCCTGTACCAAAGGCTGCTACCCACTTGCAAAGTTTTTCTTCTTCTTTGGGAATAAACACAATAATTAGTGCAGCCAGCACAGGAGCCAGCAGGGTTAACGTTAATATTGGCATATTCACTGTTTTCCACCTCCTATGACACCGGCCGCTGAGGTGTCGCCAAAGGCCAGCACCACAGTAATTACCAGAACAGCCAGGAAAAACACCAATGCATAGGTCTGTAATTTGCCTGTTTGCAAATAACGCAGACCCTGTCCCGATCCCCTGGTTATCCCGGCCAATCCGTTGACTATACCGTCCACTACATAGATGTCAAACCAGTACAGCAGATTGGCACCGGCATCCACCACCCTGCGGGTAAACCACAGGTAGAGTTCATCCACGTAATATTTGTTGTAAGACAGCCGGTAAAGGGTGGCAAAACGAACAGCCAGTTGGCGGGCTGTCTTTTTCTCCTCATCCTTATAATACAACAGGTACGCCAGGCCAATGCCGGCCACTGCCAGCACCACTGAAAGCACCATCAACCAAATGACAGGTTCACCGTGATGAGCTTGCCCGTAGTGGATCCATTGCGACCACAGGTTGGCCCAAGGTGTTCCCACCAGACCCCCTGCAGCTGCTAACACAGCCAGCACAATCAGAGGCAAAGTCATGTTCCAGGGTGATTCATGCGGATGATTTTCTGGTTTTTCCTTACCGAAGAAAGCCAGGAAAATCATGCGCCACATATAAAAGGCTGTTAGAAAAGCCGTTAAAGTTGCCATAGAGAACAAAACATAACCCAGAGGGTGGCCGTGCTGAGCATAAGCCAGGGTGACGGCCAAAATTTCATCCTTGGACCAAAAGCCGGCGAAAGGTGGTATCCCTGCTATGGCAAGACCGCCCACTACAAAGGTCCAACCTGTTATGGGCATCTTTTTAAGCAAACCGCCCATCTCCCAAACATCTGCCTTGTGATGCAGAGCGTGCAGTACCGAACCGGCCCCCAGGAACATCAGTGCTTTAAAAAAGGCGTGAGTCCACAGGTGGAACATACTGGCGGATAAACTGCCCACCCCCAGCGCCAGCATCATATAGCCCAGTTGAGAAACCGTAGAATAGGCTAAAATACGCTTAATCTCTCTCTGGGTAACAGCAATGGTTGCTGCAAACAACGCTGTAAATGCGCCGGTAAAGGCTACCACTTCCATAGCGCCGGGTACTTCCGTAAACAAGAACAAGGTTCTGCCCACCAGGTAGACACCCGCAACCACCATGGTGGCGGCGTGAATCAGAGCAGACACCGGGGTAGGTCCTTCCATAGCATCAGGTAACCAAACATGTAGCGGAAACTGGCCGGATTTGCCGATGGGACCAATAAACAACAGGACAGCAATAATAGTTAGTAATTCCAGGGAAATGCCATACTGTGCAAAGTGAGGTACC
This region of Desulforamulus hydrothermalis Lam5 = DSM 18033 genomic DNA includes:
- a CDS encoding cupin domain-containing protein, with the protein product MFVNNIKNIKKVDLNAPGVAGACKQTLIGPAQGWDGWVMRQFYLAPGGHTPRHSHPWPHINYIISGQGTLFLNGQKYCVEPGSVAYVPAGSEHQFINDSHQEFSFICIVPAEGDV
- a CDS encoding SIR2 family NAD-dependent protein deacylase produces the protein MQLDYRVKIHRLISLIHQAGKVLALTGAGISTESGIPDFRSRNGGLWVRFDPAEIASVQALKRDPATFYRFHLPWWQTCLKAAPNVGHKALAQLEKAGWLLGVITQNIDGLHQAAGSQRVWEVHGHLRNCHCLGCGQIYELKQLYQSFFCTQCGNLLRPQVVLFGDPMPPDYFTAEKVLSGCQLLLIIGSSMQVQPVANLPALARQVVIVNREATPWDDYAELVFHESAGQVLKDLVAGLQGKTGPYFFA
- a CDS encoding MBL fold metallo-hydrolase — encoded protein: MALEKIKESVHIYKAPTNVGVITNDDREAVLIDTGIDESIARKLLREVEAAGFHVKYIINTHSHADHIGGNPFISGRTGALICASALETPFIENTILEPAMLNGGAFPWKELRNKFLQAKPSSVAKQLSAGPVHLCGLPLEIVSLPGHSLDQIGVLYDGVLFCGDAYISSSLLDKHGIPYNVDIQSYLASLEKLESFACDWYVPSHGAPSRDIASDLACNRSKVIELLEQIDGRLTVPWEAEELVAQLCSQLGINAANPGLFFLYRTAVMAYLSYLYEQGRAKTFIQDNRLLWHKQ
- a CDS encoding YraN family protein; this encodes MKISKKDVGKRGEDEAYQMLCGLGWQILNRNYRCRLGELDIVARDTTGALVFVEVRSRTGVSHGMPEESVDYRKQNKLRRLARQYLLAHPQLPDKPCRFDVVAVYFNDNNKKITHITNAF
- a CDS encoding NADH-quinone oxidoreductase subunit N — translated: MNLDFSLLTTELAMFILGLTIFVLGLLVPAGSRRGLGSFAALGLVLVLGLTVFNRSHQGELLNGMYLVDGYAVFFKVIFLIAAILVIVGSLRYVDQQVGNHFEYYSTVVFATLGMAVMSSAGDFITLYLGMELMTISFIILAAFRFSDGKSLESGIKYLLLAAMSSAVTLYGLSLVYGATGTVIIEQVARAVMGKAASPLLVAGVTMLVAGLGFKIAAVPFHMWSPDVYEGAPTPITSFLAVGSKAASFAVILRLFIGGLAELHGQWSVPVAVLAALSMLIGNLAAIPQTNIKRMLAYSSIAQAGYILVGLLAANQAGIKGVMFYAFLYVFATVGAFTVVAAVNNKINSDEIADYAGLVQRAPLAATVMLVCLLSMAGIPPLAGFVGKFYLFKTIVEGYMWLVYLGLIMSMVSVYYYLRVVLVMFRDDPQDPTPIEMGTAATITLFITLATTVILGIYPGPLAEMANLAAQSFFLP
- a CDS encoding complex I subunit 4 family protein; the protein is MNMPILTLTLLAPVLAALIIVFIPKEEEKLCKWVAAFGTGLALLLSLYVYFGYDRTVGGLQWVDFGGPVPWIKDLGVSYYMAVDGLSLPMLLLTNLIGFAAVFASWNVTHRAKELMIYLLILIAGVMGTFIAQDLFIFLLFYEVVVIPIYIMVIIWGSSKRVTKEYAGMKLTIYLLIGSAFLLVGVIATFVHSVAITGTPDMSFEGLARVALPEQFQIYMFGLMLLGFGSLLSMWPFHSWSPDGYAGAPTAVSMIHAGVLKKIGGYGLIRIAIFVLPLGAKFWAPWIAVLGVIGVAYAALGALAQKDLKYVVGYSSVSHMGYVLLGVASLGVVGVNGAVANMFAHGVMAALFFSMIGFIYEKTHTRWIPDLGGLSHQAPRLSVGFMMAAMASLGLPGLISFIPEFTIFVESFRVFGWLAVVAIAGIIITALYVLRAGANTLFGPAREEYNHIKDIRGPELVPLVVLGGVLVIGGILPSLLFDMVNSGVTPILAHIQEALQIGGK
- the nuoL gene encoding NADH-quinone oxidoreductase subunit L, encoding MVEFALNHAWLVPLLPALAFVMIVFLTRPWPRISSTLSIAAIFSSFVLASFIAYGVFTNPHFIEKPLVYSLRWFGMEGFTVHVGVMLDPTSTMMIFMVSLVATLIQIYSTGYMEGDPQYSVFFSYLSLFAASMLGLVISGNLLQMFVMWELVGLCSFLLIGFYTFKVSAREAAKKAFITTRIGDFGMMLGLLFLQIVFGTLDLTELAQRVPHFAQYGISLELLTIIAVLLFIGPIGKSGQFPLHVWLPDAMEGPTPVSALIHAATMVVAGVYLVGRTLFLFTEVPGAMEVVAFTGAFTALFAATIAVTQREIKRILAYSTVSQLGYMMLALGVGSLSASMFHLWTHAFFKALMFLGAGSVLHALHHKADVWEMGGLLKKMPITGWTFVVGGLAIAGIPPFAGFWSKDEILAVTLAYAQHGHPLGYVLFSMATLTAFLTAFYMWRMIFLAFFGKEKPENHPHESPWNMTLPLIVLAVLAAAGGLVGTPWANLWSQWIHYGQAHHGEPVIWLMVLSVVLAVAGIGLAYLLYYKDEEKKTARQLAVRFATLYRLSYNKYYVDELYLWFTRRVVDAGANLLYWFDIYVVDGIVNGLAGITRGSGQGLRYLQTGKLQTYALVFFLAVLVITVVLAFGDTSAAGVIGGGKQ